The Chiloscyllium punctatum isolate Juve2018m chromosome 42, sChiPun1.3, whole genome shotgun sequence genome includes a region encoding these proteins:
- the LOC140465685 gene encoding uncharacterized protein: protein MLQFEMAEREGGETLVDKARDLLKEAEAVKRIHADNESLSEEGAAVVQHAIGFRRNQKMMFRQLKTCALFLDMVKNNDAKEIKERTQQQDIQKKLNEMRQKWKSLKAECRVQDEELQNISTILWKFQALEEKQQALREAMKLYEAKKQQLEEALQQRKLQLQEERKLTLAEEKIKIQQAIEECSSCISRCHTSIQQAEQTIQLLAKEGDYNEGVHPCDFHTLSQFYETIRKQSGMKVLSVAENQIMLEFDPQVLIPKTQLSPLVLTVTWTMDRRVKLETNCAFLDLCEMDTVDLPNLTAEIWKRYMSQAELWGEIQQLQNRYAIDWLEDERKLKFLQLIAGSSSNIVCTLYVEHGYPGNGEVKLSSIQENNKPIDTVIKPPQDKPSLSNWLEYLNTLECWKG, encoded by the exons ATGCTCCAGTTTGAAATGGCCGAGAGGGAAGGAGGTGAAACGTTGGTGGATAAGGCGAGAGA TCTCCTTAAGGAAGCAGAGGCTGTGAAAAGAATCCATGCAGATAATGAATCTTTATCAGAGGAAGGTGCTGCAGTCGTACAGCATGCGATT GGTTTCCGGAGGAACCAGAAGATGATGTTTCGTCAGCTGAAAACTTGTGCTTTGTTCTTGGACATGGTGAAAAATAATGATGCCAAGGAAATTAAAGAAAGGACCCAGCAGCAAGACATCC AGAAGAAACTGAATGAAATGAGGCAAAAGTGGAAGAGCTTGAAAGCAGAATGTCGAGTGCAGGATGAAGAGCTGCAAAACATCTCGACCATCTTGTGGAAATTCCAGGCGCTAGAGGAAAAGCAGCAAGCTCTGAGGGAAGCCATGAAGTTGTATGAAGCAAAG AAGCAGCAGTTGGAAGAGGCTCTTCAACAGAGGAAATTGCAACTTCAGGAG GAACGAAAACTCACTTTGGCAGAAGAGAAAATTAAAATTCAACAGGCAATCGAGGAGTGTTCTTCGTGCATAAGTAGGTGTCACACTTCAATCCAACAGGCAGAACAAACAATTCAACTCTTGGCTAAGGAAGGAGATTACAATGAGGG TGTGCACCCCTGTGATtttcacacactgtcacagttCTACGAGACTATCAGAAAGCAGTCTGGTATGAAAGTCCTTTCAGTCGCTGAAAACCAAATAATGCTGGAATTTGATCCTCAAGTGTTGATTCCAAAGACCCAACTCTCCCCTCTTGTGCTGACAGTAACCTGGACTATGGACAGGAGAGTTAAGCTGGAG ACTAACTGTGCCTTCCTGGACCTCTGTGAAATGGATACTGTCGACCTACCAAACCTTACAGCTGAAATCTGGAAACGTTACATGAGTCAAGCCGAACTTTGGGGTGAAATCCAGCAACTGCAGAACAG GTATGCCATCGATTGGCTGGAGGACGAACGAAAACTTAAGTTCTTGCAGTTGATTGCTGGCAGTTCTTCAAATATTGTTTGCACATTGTACGTCGAGCATGGTTACCCAGGCAACGGTGAAGTCAAGCTTAGCTCCATTCAAGAAAATAATAAACCTATTGATACAGTAATTAAG CCTCCACAGGACAAGCCCTCGTTATCTAACTGGTTGGAATATCTTAACACCTTGGAGTGTTGGAAAGGTTAA